The region CTTGTTGTACCACCTGCTATACCACTAGCAAGGTTAAATTATATTTATTCTTATTTAACGTTATCCGCATTGTTTTGTATAGTAATCATTAGTATGAGGAATTATGTTTTAATATTTTATTTTCTAAAGATTATTATGCGTGGAATACTTGTAACAATATGTGCTAATTATACATATTCACAAAATCATTAGTGATCACAATGAATCCAGAAAATCAACTTTCTATGGCAGAAGAGGAATTATTGGGCCAACTTGTAAGTGGCGACCTTTCAATGCATCGTTTGGACAAACATGTCGAAAAGGACAGGGCTGTGCTCCTTCGCAGAATGGCTCTGGAAAAAATCAGGGATGTACAATTGGAACATATTGGTAGCTTCAGTATAAATGAAAATGAAGCAAGTAAGCGCAATATTGAAAATATGATTGGGGCGGTGCAGGTTCCTCTGGGAATAGCAGGTCCCGTAAAAATAAGGGGGGAATTTGCGCAAGGGGATTATTATCTTCCTCTTGCCACGACAGAAGGGGCCCTGGTTGCCAGTGTTAACCGTGGGTGTTCAGCTATTTCTGCTTCAGGTGGTACTGTAGTGAGGGTCTTCAATGAAGTGATGACCAGGGCACCTGTGTTCAGGATGAATGATATCAATCACGCAAAAGAATTTGTTGACTGGATAAAAGACGGGGACGTTTTTGAACAACTTCAAAATAAAGCTTCTGAAACAACACGTTTTGGTAAACTTACCGATGTTGGGCCATATGTCCTGGGTAACAATGTTTACCTGCGTTTTGAATTTGACACCAAGGATGCCATGGGAATGAATATGGTAACCATTGCTACCCAGGCAATTGTGGACCTGATCAGTGATGAATTCGGTGTTTATCCGGTGTCGCTTTCCGGAAACATGTGCTCCGACAAAAAACCCGCAGCAATCAATAACATCAAGGGCCGGGGTAAAACTGTGGTTGTGGAAGTTGAGTTAACTGCTGAAGTTGTAGAAAAGAAGTTAAAGACCACTCCGCAAGCGATGGAAGAGGTGAATTACAGGAAAAACCTTCTGGGTTCAGCACGTGCCCAGTCCTTGGGATT is a window of Methanohalophilus mahii DSM 5219 DNA encoding:
- the hmgA gene encoding hydroxymethylglutaryl-CoA reductase (NADPH) is translated as MNPENQLSMAEEELLGQLVSGDLSMHRLDKHVEKDRAVLLRRMALEKIRDVQLEHIGSFSINENEASKRNIENMIGAVQVPLGIAGPVKIRGEFAQGDYYLPLATTEGALVASVNRGCSAISASGGTVVRVFNEVMTRAPVFRMNDINHAKEFVDWIKDGDVFEQLQNKASETTRFGKLTDVGPYVLGNNVYLRFEFDTKDAMGMNMVTIATQAIVDLISDEFGVYPVSLSGNMCSDKKPAAINNIKGRGKTVVVEVELTAEVVEKKLKTTPQAMEEVNYRKNLLGSARAQSLGFNAHAANIIAAMYIACGQDPAHVVEGSSAITTMDVTKYGSLYCTVTLPALQLGTVGGGTKIGTQAECLGLLGVAGGSDVPGANSKKLAEIIASAVLAGEISLVGAQAAGHLARAHAELGR